The window GCTTAATGCTTTATTTGTCATAAATTCATCTCTTCTTTATAAAAAATTTGGGCGTATTCTATCGTAGAATGGAGAATATGATAAGCCATTTAATTTTCATACATTCCTGACAAGACAAGATTGTATAAAAATCTCAAATCCTGTAAACTATCCTCCCGTCTTGATAGCTAATCATCTTTTTCTTTTATTTTTGACCGCACTTTTCAGTATTCTGCACAAATTTGCATAAAAGATGATTGGCTATAATCATTTTTATCCCAACATTTTAGGTCTCTCACTATGGCTACAAATTATATTTTCGTCACAGGCGGTGTGGTTTCATCGTTAGGTAAAGGTATTGCTGCAGCATCATTGGCAGCCATTTTAGAAGCACGTGGCTTAAACGTGACTATTATGAAATTAGACCCTTACATCAACGTGGATCCGGGTACAATGAGCCCAACCCAACACGGCGAAGTGTTCGTGACACAAGACGGGGCGGAAACCGATTTAGACTTAGGTCACTACGAGCGTTTTATTCGTACCAAAATGACAAAACGCAATAACTTCACGACAGGTAAAATTTACTCAGAAGTATTACGCAAAGAGCGTCGTGGTGATTATTTAGGTGCGACAATTCAAGTTATCCCACACATCACCAATGAAATCAAAGATCGCGTGATTGCCGGTGCGCAAGGCCATGATGTGGTTATCGTGGAAGTAGGCGGAACAGTGGGTGATATTGAATCACTTCCATTCTTAGAAGCACTGCGTCAACTTGCCGTACAAGTGGGGCGTGAGCATACTATCTTTATGCATTTAACGTTAGTGCCATACATCCCGACTGCGGGTGAAGTAAAAACCAAACCAACTCAACATTCTGTAAAAGAATTACTTTCGATTGGTATTCAGCCAGATGTGCTTATCTGCCGTTCAGATCGCATGATTCCACCAAACGAACGTGCAAAAATCGCCTTATTCTGTAACGTACCAGAACGTGCGGTCATCTCATTAAAAGATGTAAATTCAATCTACCAAATTCCGGCATTATTGAAATCACAAGGTTTAGATGAATTCATCTGTCAACGTTTCCACTTAGACTGTCCTGAAGCTGATCTTTCTGAATGGGAACAAGTGCTTTATCAAGAAGCAAACCCAGTGGGCGATGTGACCATCGGTATGGTAGGTAAATATACTGAATTACCAGACGCTTATAAATCAGTGAATGAAGCCTTAAAACACGCTGGTTTAAAAAACCGTTTAAGTGTGCATATCAAATATATTGACTCTCAAGATGTTGAAACCAAAGGCACTGACGTATTAAAAGGTGTCGATGGTATTTTAGTACCGGGCGGCTTTGGCTATCGTGGTGTAGAAGGCAAAATTTTGACAGCAAAATATGCACGTGAAAACAATGTGCCTTACCTCGGTATTTGTTTAGGGATGCAAATTGCATTAATCGAATATGCGCGTAACGTTGCAGGTCTTGAGAAAGCGAATTCATCTGAATTTGATCGTCACTGTGAGCAACCTGTTGTGGGCTTAATCACTGAATGGCAAGATGCGGAAGGCCACATTGAAACCCGTGATGATAATTCAGATCTGGGTGGTACGATGCGTTTAGGTGCGCAACAATGTCATTTAATTGAAGGCTCAAAAGCGCGTGCATTATATGGCAAAGAAACCATTGAAGAACGTCACCGTCACCGTTATGAAGTGAACAATAACCTGCTTCCACAAATTGAAAAAGCGGGTCTTAAAGTGACTGGCTTATCTGCGGATCGTAAATTAGTGGAAATTATTGAAGTACCAAACCATCCATGGTTTGTAGCA is drawn from Haemophilus parainfluenzae and contains these coding sequences:
- the pyrG gene encoding glutamine hydrolyzing CTP synthase; the protein is MATNYIFVTGGVVSSLGKGIAAASLAAILEARGLNVTIMKLDPYINVDPGTMSPTQHGEVFVTQDGAETDLDLGHYERFIRTKMTKRNNFTTGKIYSEVLRKERRGDYLGATIQVIPHITNEIKDRVIAGAQGHDVVIVEVGGTVGDIESLPFLEALRQLAVQVGREHTIFMHLTLVPYIPTAGEVKTKPTQHSVKELLSIGIQPDVLICRSDRMIPPNERAKIALFCNVPERAVISLKDVNSIYQIPALLKSQGLDEFICQRFHLDCPEADLSEWEQVLYQEANPVGDVTIGMVGKYTELPDAYKSVNEALKHAGLKNRLSVHIKYIDSQDVETKGTDVLKGVDGILVPGGFGYRGVEGKILTAKYARENNVPYLGICLGMQIALIEYARNVAGLEKANSSEFDRHCEQPVVGLITEWQDAEGHIETRDDNSDLGGTMRLGAQQCHLIEGSKARALYGKETIEERHRHRYEVNNNLLPQIEKAGLKVTGLSADRKLVEIIEVPNHPWFVACQFHPEFTSTPRDGHPLFEGFVKAARENQLKTEK